TGAGGGATAAAAGGGTTAGTAAGAATATGAAAGGGATAATGTGAATATTTTTGAGAGGGCGTGGGGTATATCGAGTTAATCTCCTTTCCTTTTTCTGTTTGTAAATAAACTTTCAATTTTGTTTCTTCGCTTGACAATATTTTGCTGTGTTTCCAACCTAAATCTGAAAAATtcttcatattatattttctattctCTGATTTAGAATCAATGTAATAAAGGTTCCGATCTATAATCGGAAAACATGGCGTAGCTCTCTGTTGCTTCACTCAGACCGGCATCTCTTCAATTAAATCTTCTGTCTTCGTTTGGGTAATGTCACATCTGCTTTACCGCAATCCTTAGTGGGCGGTGTAAGATCTCTGAGTCAAGATTAAGCCGGAGACGTGGATGTGTTCCTTGGGATAGCTGTTGAAGATTGAAGCTGAAAGAGGTTGGCGACTGAAGAGATGCTATGCTTGAATTGGTATTGGAGTTTAGAGAAGTGTTCGTGAGGTTCCAAATCTCTGTTTGCGGAAGAAAGAGCAGAAGTGAAATCGGAAAAATTCACGGTGGGGAAGAACTCCGGCGGCCAAGCTGTTTTCAGAATGAAGAACACGTTGCTTGATTACACTCTTCCttcattaatgatattttaataatttaatttcatCGGCTTTCTCTCTCGCCTCTGTAATTCACATAAAGAGAAAACGAAGCTTTTTCTTTTCGTAACAGAGTGAAATCCTAAGTGATTTCTAAAGATCAgaccttttgttttgtttatataatttctttattttttggttatccCGATTAGCTTTCTCGACCTTGGTCGATATAAATCATTTCCCTTCTTCTTCGGCTTGCTTTGTACGTTTACTGCGAGCATCAAAGTCTTCGGACGAGATTGTTGGAGACGGGATCAAATTCCTATTAGTAGTGGTGGCGGTGTAAGAAGATCGAGTAAGAGTTGTTAAAGGAGGATTAACAACAAGTTTAAACTTCAAACCAGATgattctttcaaaaaataaacTTCAAACCAGATGTTAAAATGAAGTCTTTAGCACTGAATTTCTTAAATCACCGGTGATTCTTGAAGTTTAAAATAAGAGAGACTGTTGGAGTTGGGTAGAACTCCGGAGAAGATGATGGAGGCCGGAGAAAACCACCGGGAAGTGCTCAAAGGACATGTGTTGAACATTTTGAGCGGTGGAAGTGTGTACATAGTGTTACATGTGTATAATTAAAAGTTTGTTCTTATCTTTGTTACAATCATTGGGTTTTAGGTAAGTCTCTCTTAATATTTGTGGTAATGGGCCATCAAGTCAATTTGATTGAGGAAAACTTagattgattttattaaaatagacaTAGACTGTTTTGTGATGAACAAAAGAAGACTGTTTTGTGTTTCAGCCATTACCAGGTGACCGGTCCACACCCTGTGCGGACATAAACATATTCAAATTATGAACTAAATAGTACAAAGTTTTAGAAGTAACGGATTTTATATCATAAGACCACCGTCTTTGTGATAAAGCATCAGACACGGAAAAATGCTGGTACTCAATATTTTACATAGACGAGATGGAACAAAGTAACTTCGGTATCAAAAGGTAGTTATTGTGTGTATGTATAATTGCAACATCCCAAAATAATTTGTGTGTTAAagaagatattttattttccaaatctgaaattaatagtgtatagttttagaagtaacatatgttatattatCACTAATTAGAATTGTATTGTATATGTGTTGTAATTCTTTATTTTAggtgaaaatattttatgcaTATTTTTTTCGTAAAATTTATGTAgacatattaaaagaaaatataataaaattgaaaatattatccataaattatataaagtataaagtaCAATTCTCGATAAAAAAACAACTTCCAttagaaacctgcaaaaatgtatttaattttgtaagtaAGTGGATGGGTTAACATAATTtgaaagatttataaatttctaaattttattgaaCAGAAATTACaaacatggtaaattacatttGAAATCGTGAAATAAATACTCTTGGATTCACATTATGCAACcagtgtaatttattattaaaaattaactaatggaaaataattaaaagatggACTATATGGCCTAATAATAGTGATCTTACAACATTAAGATATCTATTATATTGTCATTGCGGATTACTTGCGCAcattgatatcatatttattgctttgtttaaataatttacctttaaTTAATTCGGTTTTAATAACTTactttatactccctctgttttttttagatgtatgttttggtgttttcacacatattaagaaaacacattaactatacatcatttttagaaattatcaaattccaatgcattttaaccaatagtctttcaataaattcaatcaattttattgaaattacaatttttgtataggaaacataaaaaatacatctttgtgaaacaatttatttttctaaaacatctatctttaaaaaacagagggagtattgaATACAGGTTATTTGGtcaagttgatatcatatttaatgcagaccaatttatgacaatataatATGTATCTTAATGTTGTAAGATCAATATTATTAGCCCATATAACccttcttttaaatattttcaattagttattttttttagaataaattacacaggttgcataatttgaatctcaagagtatttacttcaaggttttaaatgtaattttaccatatttgtaatttgttatttttttttattaataacttaccttattttcattgcGTAATATTACTTGCGCAACTTGGtgtatcatatttattgttttgtttaactAATTTACCTTTAGTTAATTCGGTTTTAATAATTTACCTAATATTGAATACGAATCTGCAACCCAGTTTATGACAATATAATAGGTATTTTAATGTTGTAAGATCACTATTATTAGCTTATATAGcccatcttttaaatattttcaattagttaattttttttataataaattacactTGTTGCATAATTTGAATTCCAAGAGTATTCACTTCAccattttaaatgtaatttaccatgtttataatttgttaatttttttattaataacttaccttattttcattgcggattacttgcgcaatttgatatcatatttattgatttgtttaaataatttacctttagttaattcggttttaataacttaccttatattgaaTAAAGATTACTTgggcaagttgatatcatatttactgcagacAAATTTATAACAATATAATAAGTATCTTAATGTTGTAAGATCACTATTATTAGCCCATATTGTGGTTTATTTGAACTTGCTGTAATTTACTtcatgattttaaatataatttaccatgtttctaatttgttaattttgttaattaataacttaccttattttgaTTTCGGATTATTTGAACAGTCCTTGTGTGATGGTTTAGAAGGAAAGATAATCAAACATGCTGTAAATTACACTTGTTGCATAATTTGAATTTCAAGAGTATtacttcacgattttaaatgtaatttactatgtttgtaatttgttaatttttttatgaataacttaccttattttcattgcGGATTACTTCttgatgcagataaatatttggaatatttctatttatcttattatttatttaataaattatttgataattatcttaatgttttagggttttattgttttcttatatatagtcttttagaTTCTATGGTTGTATTGAGTTTTTTGATGATTTAATAACAGgagttttccagaagaggtttttataaaccactgagaagagtattctcaaaccctaaagaggtttttataaaccactgtgaagagtattcacaacccctaagagcttttaattaagcactgtgaagagtattcacaaaccctagattcgtgTATTCGTGTTATAAACAgatctagttctatccctagaagcttccgctacatcagttggtatcagagacAGCACTTTGATTTTTCAATCGAAGAACGATTCTGGATGTCATGGTGAGTATAAGCATATATCCTATCCGGGACGAAAGTCCTtttgttgagagagaagagaactaTGAGATCTATCGAGAGATCTATGTTGATTCGATCTACGACGCGTATGAAGATGATGTTCAAGTTATTGACTTTGTCTTCAAAGAGGGCTCCTTTGGAAATCGGAACCGTGCAAAAATAGGGCGAAATCGTGTTGACGAAGATTTCGTGCATAATCCACAGCGGGTACATTTTGTGCAAAAATGGATTTGTGAAGATTCAAGTTATAATCAGATCCGTGCAAAAATCATGCAAAACATGctattgaagattcgaggaagaGTTTTTCTTGGAAAACGTTATGGATTCGAAGACTATgatcaagattcgaggacgaatcttctccaacccggagagaatgatgcagataaatatttggaatatgtctatttatcttattatttatttaataaattatttgataattatcttaatattttagggttttattgttttcttatatatagtcttttagaTTATATGGTTGTATTGAGTTTTTTGATGATTTAATAACAGgagttttccagaagaggtttttataaaccactgagaagagtattctcaaaccctaaagaggTTTTTATAGTTTCCGCTCTCCATCACTTCTGCAcattggtatcatatttattgatttgtttaaataatttacctttagttGATTcggttttaataacttaccttatattgaaTACAGATTATTTGGacaagttgatatcatatttactacagaccaatttatgacaatatataagtatattaatGTTGTAAAATCACTATTATTAGCCCATATAGcccattttaaaaatattttcaatcagttaattttttataacaaattacACTGGTTTCATAATTTGAATCACAAGAGTATTTAttcacgattttaaatgtattttaccatgtttgtaatttgttaatttttttattaataacttacccTATTTTGATTGCGGATTATttgcgcaacttggtatcatatttattgctttgtttaaCTAATTTACCTTTAGCTAATTcggttttaataacttaccttatataGAAAACGGATTATTTGagcaagttgatatcatatcTACTATAGAccaatttatgacaatataatATGTATCTTAATGTTGTAAGATAACAATTATTAGCCCATATAGCtcatcttttaaatattttcaatttgttaatttttttaataataaactagacttgttgcataatttgaatcccaagaatatttacttcacgattttaaatgtaatttaccatgtttgtaatttgttgattttttattaataacttaccttattttcattgcAGATTATTTGCACAGTTTGGTACCATATTTATTActtggtttaaataatttagcTTTAgttaattcgtttttaataccttaccttatattgaatatatattacttgggcaagttgatatcatatttagtACATAccaatttatgacaatataatAAGTATTTTAATGTTGTAAGATCACTATTATTAGCTCATATAGcccatcttttaaatatttcaattagttatttttataataaattacacttgttgcataatttgaatcccaagagtatttacttcacgattttaaatgtaatttatcatgtttataatttgttaatttttttagggagaattaccaattgtgactcaaaacttggagtcaaacccaaaagagtaccccaacttgggtcaaaagcaaaagtaacctaaaaggctattgaaattacaactatatccttgtgaacaaacaaaaaaacggatttttttttacgtttctacccctcgcaagtcgtctgtaaacagacgacttgaaaataagtcgtccagacgactttaagttaagtcgtctggacagttattcttaaacataatttaaaaattttgtaaaaaatattttgataagtgaaaaattggaattatgtaattaacatatgtcttaagagatataaattaatatataacaaatttcaattgttttcagcccagatgagtgaaagtagtgagtcatgatattctttagtttatgtttcatcaacatatgttgtagtattgtatgtgttcttagggttagattttggaaagcattaaaaccgtttttgaaaatttttaaaattacctaggtgtgttcatttctgtgtatagtaaacactattgaagtataatttgattttataacgtggttagtaagttaatttagtcattttagtttaggggttcattttagggtattggacgacttaatatttagtcttctgttcccagacgactaaatattaggtcgtctgatgtacattatcagccagaataagtcgtctaaaccggaccaaaccttaaagtttaccaatgtacttttaaagctaaccggattatttacccaatatataaggtgatttttttttttttcattttccgcgaaattcagaaaccctaacagttctctctcaccggcgatatcaaaggcgattcgaattcccactatttccgaacaaccatcgttctcaacgtcggttatctatctcacttcattctcaccgttgtcgccgcagcttcttctaaccctagcgccgccgattcctctaaaccctagcgcccccgcttccactatttccgaacaaaccgtcgccctcgccaccgtgctcaccaacgttctcaccgccgcttcctctaaacactagctagcaccgccgcttcttctaaaccctagcgccgccgcttcttctctgtaaaccgtagcgtcgtttctctgtaaaccctaacgccggtaagtcatcaaactcgtggaaaagatgaacataaaacgttgtctctttcaatttactcattctcaccgtttcacgtttatttttcagatctataaccacaatgacgagtactccaactccttctgcgactaatcaggtccgcttgaaatttttctactggaagacttgtaagtaagtcgtctggaaagtcttcaacctggacgacttagtacgtccatttggaagactttccagacgacttaaatataagtcgtcaactaagtcgtccagttggacgactttctagacgacttatatttaagtcgtctggagtaacaattaaggcgtgattgatttagcttgtgttctgacttctattgttgtctttgattattttgcagacaaaaagatggatattccagaactcccccgtaggttatacacattagggaaagagccagaaccccacaatagcatttcgtatcatacggataacactaagttgcatactgctcttagggaagctctcactgatgctgaatttgaagagctcaaggagtcgagattgggagttttcatcaagttcaaggagcagggatttggttgggcttcaaggctggttcactacttgctctgtttaaagctggacattaagaagaagtacgagatgtggtgtcttgttggtccagaacctgcgaggttttcactgttagagttgaaaacatcactggtctaaactgcgagtacatcgaggaccttgagacaccagaatgtgaagttaccccagagatggtttctttctgggggatgatgggagttcatctggaagctgggccaactactgatcagataatagcagcactgaagagatgcggggattggtccagggaagatcgcaagcgactcgcgtacctttccatcttcactggattcattgaagggagaaagttctcaaccgctacacgagctactctggcaaggctagtgatggatttagaacggtttgagaattatccatgggggagagtcgcgtttaaggtgctgatggactctttgtggaacaaagatattactggctgttacaccgtggatgggtttatacaagttcttcaggtctgggcgtacacagctattccgggattgggtgctagtattggtctacccagagcaaacagtccgtctccaccgattctggcttacgagggcagcagaggccgcagattcatgaaagctgctatcttgagtcaggtacctttccatcttcacttaattaagttgtctggaaagtcttccagctggacgacttagtagacgacttattataagtcgtctggaaggtcttccagctggacgacttagtagacgacttattataagtcgtctggaaggtcttccagctggacgacttagtagacgacttattataagtcgtctggaaggttgtccagctggacgacagctggacgacttagtagacgacttataataagtcgtctggaaggtcgtccagctggacgacttagttgacgacttataattaagtcgtctatttagtattttgtttcaaatatctaactcgattcttcttctatttactgcagacccgcgtgatgaactttgttgagaaggacattagtgaaatgtggccaaaatgggactctgaggttgaggacgtgcctgcggagaacatcattaaagtcatgtatgatcggagaccgtggaagtggaccatggattgctgggaagtcactggtacaaaacctaagtttgtgactcaatcgaaaagagccaaagagatggttgtggtggaggtggaggaggaggaggaagacaatcagagacctcggaagaaagctcgtaaagaggctcctaaagaggctcctaaagaggctagagaagaggctcctaaagaggctagagaagaggctacagaagaggctagagaagaggctagttggctAGTtgggctacagaagaggctagagaagaggctcctaaagaggccggaggataaagcagatggtgtcacctccaaagagattgttcctctcacttccactgaccaaccgagcttcgcttccaacgatcaacaaccgagcttcgcttccaccgatccaagcgttccagtttcagaaccgagcctggttgtattggacaaaacagctcccactgcttctgtgcgtgcaaggagtgaacgaacgaagaaacctgctcccacgcagatatctccttatacggcagagagaaggaaactccttagagtgggaaagtataatccatttcccacactaaacagacctaagatgaaggagctcgctgattggttgaaaactgatccgtaagtgattgctttacccataatagcttgatttagtctaccaaaactgattgctttttttttgcagtgattatttcactaagcaagaggacaaaccacgtacatcaccaacttggtggtatcaaaaactccggacacccaaagcatggctggaagacgtagtaagtcttctgcttatctttaagtcgtctggtaacttgtctttgtatagatttgtaaatatataagtcgtctggaaggttctaacttgtattattttatatgcagcatatagatgcttggatgaatgtgctgaggcagaggtatcaggagaacccacaagctttccggagcgagcgaatgtgcttcctggatcacaacttttcccagtcttggagagaccagtatctgttcttcaaagcatcgtcgtctgatcacaatggtttaggaagaatgctacctagtggggcggcgagtttgtatgacggatcattgccttcattttgccaatcaaacaagaagtggggggaggacattgatgatatctatgcgccactgaacttggacaacaaacattgggttgctatttggatatcgatccctaagaggcacatagtcgtctaggacagcataccttcatctaccataccagaaagatgggatgatataatggagccttttctcgagatggtcccttatctgcttgttgagtgcggagaccagatgcatgggttggagcgatacacatatgagagactgctgaaagatgtacccacggccaacaatggtgattgtggcgtgtac
The sequence above is drawn from the Raphanus sativus cultivar WK10039 chromosome 7, ASM80110v3, whole genome shotgun sequence genome and encodes:
- the LOC130497532 gene encoding uncharacterized protein LOC130497532 → MKELADWLKTDPDYFTKQEDKPRTSPTWWYQKLRTPKAWLEDVHIDAWMNVLRQRYQENPQAFRSERMCFLDHNFSQSWRDQYLFFKASSSDHNGLGRMLPSGAASLYDGSLPSFCQSNKKWGEDIDDIYAPLNLDNKHWVAIWISIPKRHIVV